TAACCAGCATCGGTTTTATCTGCAAACAGGAAGGAGATGtctgggggagagagagagagagatggttggTTGTGGGTCGCTATGTCAACATGTGCTCCAGCTGATCGAACCTCTGAGGAGAATAATGCTGAGTAGTAGATAGATAAAGGTGGATTTTTTTGCTGCTGAGATCGAACTTCTGCTTCAGCCGCACAGCTTGGAGAGGCAAACCAGGAAGATGACCAGGAAGACAAAGCAGGACAGCCCGATGGCCACTCCGAGCACCAGCTTGCTCGGCCCGTGGTGGTCCCCGCCGCCGCTCCCTCTATCCCCGCTCCCGTCGTCGCTGCCGTCGTCGGAGTAGTCCGACGAGTCCGCCCGAGTGGAGCGGTCCGGGGGCGGCGACGCTGGTAGACCGTACTTGTCGCAGGGGGCGATCCCCAGCTTGAGCTTGGAAGAGAGCACAGTGTGGTTGTAGCAGAGGTTGCTGTTGCCGCCCACCTTGAAGACCTCGAGTCTCTTCAGGAAGGACGCGTTGACGGGGAGCACTCCTTGGAAGTTGTTGTTCTCCAGATTTAGGAACTTCAATCCCTTCATCCCAGATAGGAACTTTGGGATGCTTCCGTTGAACTGATTCGAGCTAAGATCGAGGTGGACGAGCGCCGAGAGCTGAGACATGGAGTCGGGGATGGGCCCGGAGATCGAGTTGTGCGCGAAAGATGCGTTTTTGAGAGCAGCGAGGTCGCCGATGGAGTCGGGGAGGGTTCCTGTGAGCGCGTTGGAGCTGAGATCGAGGGTCTGGAGGAAGCCGAGAACGGAGATGGAGCTCGGGACTGGGCCCTTAAGGCGGTTGGAGGAGAGGTTGAGGTGGACGAGGTTGAAGGCGTGCCAGTGGTGGGGGACGAGGCCGGAGAGGTTGGCAGAAGAGATGGTGGCGGAGCGGAGGTGACGCATCTGGGAGAGGACCACGGCGGGGCCGCTGGCGACGACTGGGACGCCGATGACGGAGAGGTCGGTGAGGTTCTGGATGCGGGAGAGCCACACGCCGGTAAGGCGACGGAGGGAGGCGGTGCAGGAGAAAGAGCGGAGAGAGGCAACGAAGGGGCCCGGGAGGCGCCTCGGGGCGGCGATGGGGCAGCGGAAGAAAGCGAGGGAGCGAAGGGTAGACAGGGCCCGGAGCGCGGTGGTGGGGAGGTCGAGGTCCGGGGAGCAGTTGGCGAGGCGGAGGGAGACGAGGTGGCGGAAGGGAGCGTCGTCGTCACAGGCGGTGGCGTTGTCGCGGGGAGAGGGGACGGCGCAAGGGTCGCCGGCGGAGGAGAACCCCATGGCCTGGAGCGCTGTGAGCTGGCGGGGGTCGAGCGTGGAGCCGTGCAAGTCGACCAGGGAGGCGGTCGGCGACAGGGACCGGGGGATGGCGCCGCCGCCGGTCCAAGTGTAGGACGAGAGCAGGGTGAGAACCATCGAAAGGGCCGCCAGGCGATGAGCCATTTGAGCTCGgagggagagcgagagagagagagagagagtcacagTGAGAGTGTAGTGAGTGCAGCGAGCGAGATGAGAGACGTTTGTATTCATCGTGAAGTGCGATTGATGCATCGTGGCCGTCTGATGAAGGGCCAAGTGATTTCTTGATCGAAACCGACGGTCAGCGGGTCGGGTTCAGGTTTCCTTCACGGGCTCCGATCCGTCCGGACACTTTACAAATACTAACAACTAAATCGGATGCGCCTAACCGGGTCCGGATCCGCCTGGCCTAAATCGGATCCCCTAAGGGACGGTGTTACGGCTGGCCGAATCAAGCTCCGAGCCTCACAACCCCCCAAGGCTGCAACAGCAGCCTCTTCACTTGTACATAACCCATAACCTCATCAACGTTTTAATCTAACTAAACAGGACGATCAAATCCAACATAAACAGACAACGGAGTTTTATCTCGAATAGGAATCATGTTGGAACTTTACATCCCCACATCACATATAGATTCTGAATTGAAATACAATGTGACAGAGAAATGTTGGCTGATAAGAGAAGCACGACAACATACTCCGTTTGGCAGAAGGAAGCGATCTTAGAACATACTTACCCGGAAGAACCACAGAAATATGGAGGCTATTATGAAGCACGCCATGAGGAAATTACAGTAAGATTGACGTCTCCAACAGCCACCCCTCTCATCACTCTCCAAGGAGTGCGGAATGCTCGGCTCTCTCCTGACATGCCTTTCCTCCATCGACCTGCTGCCTTCCTCACCGGCGATGTTCTTTGCATTCACGCCGCATATTTCACAATACCTGCATCcagatcaatgatttatatgtCTGCTTGCAAATGTTCAGCTATGATTCAAATGCACTTGTCCAATGAGATTGAAAAGGAGTTGAGCAACCCATCCACAACCCGTTCATTTAGAAAGGAATCGAGTACAACCTCAAAATGGATGTTTAAACTTACCCTCAGTTAGCTCACCACATTCAACTGGAAAAAAATGGTAATGTAAAATTAAAGCATATTGAGATACTCAAGGTCATGTCAGATCGAAGAAAATGAGATGCaattatattttga
The window above is part of the Musa acuminata AAA Group cultivar baxijiao chromosome BXJ2-6, Cavendish_Baxijiao_AAA, whole genome shotgun sequence genome. Proteins encoded here:
- the LOC135615706 gene encoding receptor-like protein 51, with product MAHRLAALSMVLTLLSSYTWTGGGAIPRSLSPTASLVDLHGSTLDPRQLTALQAMGFSSAGDPCAVPSPRDNATACDDDAPFRHLVSLRLANCSPDLDLPTTALRALSTLRSLAFFRCPIAAPRRLPGPFVASLRSFSCTASLRRLTGVWLSRIQNLTDLSVIGVPVVASGPAVVLSQMRHLRSATISSANLSGLVPHHWHAFNLVHLNLSSNRLKGPVPSSISVLGFLQTLDLSSNALTGTLPDSIGDLAALKNASFAHNSISGPIPDSMSQLSALVHLDLSSNQFNGSIPKFLSGMKGLKFLNLENNNFQGVLPVNASFLKRLEVFKVGGNSNLCYNHTVLSSKLKLGIAPCDKYGLPASPPPDRSTRADSSDYSDDGSDDGSGDRGSGGGDHHGPSKLVLGVAIGLSCFVFLVIFLVCLSKLCG